TATTGACGCCGAAGACTATGCGCTGTCGTTGAAACAAACACAGGAAGATCTAAAAGCCAGCCGGTCGTCGCTTAGAGAACTGGAAGCGGAGCAAAAATCAACGCAACGTTCACTCGAGCTGGCGCAGAAAAACCTCACCGTTGGCGAGGCCGAGCTTACCCGCCTCAGAGATGTTTATCAAAAGCAGCTGATCGCCAAGTCAACCCTCGATGCCGAGGAGCAAAAGACGATCCAGCTGCGCCAACAGGTTGAAGATCTGCAGGGCCGGATGAACAGTTATGAAAGTCGCCGGCAGTCGATCGAGGCACAGATCGCGCGTGCCGAACAGGAAGTACAAAACCGCGCCACGATCCTCGGCCGTACCGAAATTACATTACCGTTCGACGCGCGTATCGGCATGGTCAGCGTCGACCAGAACGAATTCGTCACTGTGGGTTCGGCGCTGTTCGAGGCCATCGATTTGAAAGGTGTCGAAATCCGCGCGCAGTTACCGATCGAATCGATGCGCAAACTGGTCAGTCATCTCGAGAATCGCGTGCCATTGAATCGCCAATTCGTGCAGACCGGGGGACGCATTAACGAGAGCCTGGGCCTCTCGGCGCGTGTCAGGCTGGTCAGCGATTTACCGGACGCGGTTTGGGAGGCGCGCGTGCTGCGTGTCAGCGAAGCTATCGATGCGACTCGGCAAACGCTCGGCGTCGTCGTCGGTATCGACAATCCCTATGAAAAGATTATTCCCGGCAGGCGACCGCCGCTGCTCAAGGGAATGTTTACCGCGATCGATCTGTTGGCGCCCGAGCAGTCAGCGATGGTGATTCCGCGCAAGGCCGTGCACGAGGGGCGCGTTTATATTGCCGACGATGACGATCGGCTCGAAATCCGGCCGGTCGAAATTCAACTCACCCAGGGTGACCTGGTGATCGTGCGCAGCGGTATCGAGGCCGGCGAACGTGTCGTCATCACCGACCTGACCCCGGTGATCGAGAGTATGCCGCTCGAGGTCCACCCTGCGTCCGACGTTGAAAACTACCTGCGCCGTCGCGCAGTCGGAGCCGATTGATGATTCGCTATTTCGCGGCCCATCCCACGATTGCGAACATCCTGATGTTCATCATCCTGTTGCTGGGCATCGCGGCGCTTCCTAGCCTCAATAAGGAAACCTTTCCCGAAATCAATTTGTTCAAGGTGCAGGCCACGGTCAATTACCCCGGGGCGAGTGCCTCCGAAGTCGAGGAAGGAATCTGCAACCGGCTCGAAGACGCTACCGACGGCATCAGTTTTCTCAAGGAGCGCAGCTGTGAGGCGCGCGACAATGTCGGCATCATGGTGCTGGAAATGCAGGAAGATGAGAACCTGCAGCAGTTCATTGACGACATCAATTCGGCGGTCGATGGTATAACCGATTTTCCCGATGACGCCGAGGATCCGCTGATCGATGAACTCGGCCGCACCTCGGCGGTGGTCAGCGTTGCGATCAACGCCGATCTGTCGCAGTCGGAACTGAAGGCGCTGGCGGAGCACTACCGTGACCGGTTGCTGACACTGCCGGAAATACCGATGGTCGACGTCAGTGGATTTTCGACGCATGAACTCAGCGTACGCGTTAAAGCCGAAACGCTGCAACAATATCGGCTTAGCATCCAGGATATTGCCAACCTGATTCAACAACAGGCACTGGATTTGCCGGCGGGCATCCTCGAGGCCGACCAGCGCTCCTACCAGATCCGCGTCGAGAACGAACGCCGCAACGTCGAGGAACTGGCCGATCTGGTAGTGCTCCACGACGACCGGGGCGGTCGTCTGCGGCTCGGCGAGATTGCTACCATCACCGATGAATTTACCGATGAGGAAGTGCGTGTCGATCTGGACGGCCGACCGGCGGCGCTGCTGCAGGTCAGGAAAAATTCCGGCGACGATACTTTGACCGTGTATAACGCGGTCCAGGATTTCATCGATGCCGAAAACCGCGTGCTCCCGGAATCGACGCGCCTCGTGATCACGCAGGATACGGCATCGATTGTCGAGGACCGGCTGCAGCTGCTGGTGCGTAACGGCTGGCAGGGGCTGCTGCTGGCAACGCTGGCGCTGTTCCTGTTCTTCAGCTGGCGCTACACTTTCTGGGTGGCGCTCGGATTGCCAATCTCCTTCATTGGTGGGTTGATGGTGATGAGCTTGTTCGGTATCAGCATTAACATGATTTCGATGGTTGCGCTGCTGATGGCGATCGGAATATTGATGGATGACGCCATCGTCATTTCGGAGAGTATCGAAAACGAATACCGCTCCGGCAAACCACCACTGGAGGCGGCAGTTAACGGCATCGAAAAAGTCGGCCGCGGCGTGCTGTCCTCGTTCGCGACCTCGGCGATGCTGTTCGGCAGCCTGCTGTTTTTGCAGGGGCACATCGGCCAGGTCATGAGCGTGCTCCCGGTGGTGCTGCTGTCGGTTCTGACCATCAGCCTGGTGGAAGCTTTTTTGATATTGCCGCATCACCTGGTGCACTCCCTACAGCGTCACGGGCAGCAGGACAAACCCGGCTGGCGCAATACTTTCGAAGACAGATTCGAGCGCCTGCGCGCTGGCGTTGGCAAATTCGCTGATCTCGCGATCAGCTACCGTTACCTTACGCTCGGGATCACATTCGGCCTGTTCGTGATCACTATGAGCCTGTTCCCGGCCGGCCTGATCAAATTCAAGGCGTTTCCCGATCTCGAGGGCAACGTGCTAGAGGCGCGTCTCATCCTGCCGCAGGGCACCCCCTTCGACCGCACCGAGGCAGTAGTCGCCGAACTGCTAGCGAGCCTGCGCGAGGCCGAGCGGCAGTTACCGCCCGAACCCGAGGGCGAGTTGATCCGCCACGTCCAGGTGTTTTACAGCAATAACGCCGACGCCGGCGAGACCGGCGCGCACCTCGCAACCATCAGCCTGGACCTGCTCGACTCGGAACAGCGCAATACCTCATTGAACGAGTTACGGCGTCGCTGGCTCGAGACTACCGGGACGATTTCGGAGGCGGTTTCGGTGCAGTTCAAGGAACCGGTATTGGGCCCGGCGGGGCAGGCGATCTCGATTCGCTTACAGCACGACGACTTGCAGCAATTGTCCAACGCGTCCTGGGAACTGCAGACCTGGCTCGAGGGTTACCCCGGGGTTTCCAACGTCATGGATGATTTGCGCCTGGGCAAGCCGCAGTTCACGGTGAGCCTGCGGCCCGGCTCGCTGGCGTCGGGGCTCAATGCGCAACAGCTCGCACAGCAATTGCGTGCCGCCTACCAGGGCGTCAAGGTTGACGATGTTTATCGCGGTCGCGAGGCTTACGAAATCAACGTCAAACTCGATACCGACCGCGAAAATGCGCTGCGCAATTTTGAGCAGCTCAGCCTGTTCAATAACCAGGGCGTCGATATTCCGCTCAGCGCGATCGCCGATATCGACGCTAAACGCGAGTTTTCGCGCATTAATCGCATCAATCATCAGCGCACTGTTACCATCAGCGGCGACATCGACCCCGATATTGCCAACACCAACGAGATCATCGGCGATACCCGCAAACGTTTTCTCACCGGCTTGCAACAACGCTATCCCGGAATGTTCATCAGCCTCGAGGGCGAAGTCAAAAACGCGCGCGAAACCAACCAGTCGATACTGACCGGATTCGTACTCGGCATATTTGGAGTTTACTTCCTGTTGAGTTACCAGTTCCGCAATTACCGCGAGCCGCTGGTGGTGTTGATTAATATTCCACTGGCGCTGATCGGCGTGGTTTGGGGCCATAAACTGATGGGCCTCGATATTACCATGCCGAGCATGATCGGCTTCGTTTCGCTCGCGGGTGTCGTGGTCAACGATTCGATTCTGCTGGTCGAATTTGTCAAGCGCCGCAGCCTCGAGGGTATGGTGTTGCACGATGCAGCCGGGCAGGCGGTGCGCGATCGTTTTCGTGCGATCTTTTTGACCTCGGTCACCACGATTGCGGGCATGTTGCCGTTACTTTCGGAGACCAGCCTGCAGGCACAGGTGTTGGTGCCGCTGGTCGCGAGTGTCGTGTTCGGCATGATTTCATCGACGTTCCTGTTGCTACTGGTATTGCCAGCCGCCTACGCAATAATGGAGGACCTGGGAATTCGCGAGGTCGACGAAGACGAGATGGTGTTCATCGAGCAAACCGGGACCTGAGTTACATTGCTGTCGTCCAGCTTAACCAATCGACTCTAGGAGCGGGATAAGGAGCGCCGGCCTCGAGGCTTGACTGGTTTACGATTTTCCCAGGCTGTCGATGACAGCAGTGGTATCCGGGCGGACGTTACGCCAGATGAGAAAAGCCTCGGCTGCCTGCTCTACCAGCATGCCAATCCCGTCGAAGGCCTTTGCCGCCCCATGAGCCTGTGCCCAGTCAACGAAAGCCGTCGCTGCGCTGAGGTTATACATCATGTCGTAGCAGGCGGTACCTGCACTCATCACGGCTTCCGTTAGCGGTGGAACTTCGTTGTCGAGACCAGCCGCGGTACCGTTGATTATGAGGTCGAATTTTTCCGAGCCGAGCGCCTCGTAAGCGACCGCATCGAGTTCACCACGGCTACCAAAATCGCGCACCAGCGTGATCGCTTTTTCGAGCGTTCGATTCGCAATGACGACGCAGGCGGGGGAATGTGCGAGGATCGGACCGAGTACGCCGCGAACCGCGCCCCCTGCGCCAAGCACCAGGATGCGCTGGTTTTCGATCGCAACCTGCAAGTTATCGAGCAGGTCTCGTACCAGGCCCACGCCATCGGTATTGTCCCCGGCAATACTGCCGTCGGGCTGAAAGGTCAGGGTATTGACCGCACCGGCATCCGTGGCGCGAGGACTTCGCTCGTCGCACAGTTCCCAGGCTTCGCGCTTAAAGGGTACCGTGACGTTGAGGCCGCTGAATCCCTGCTGTTGCAGATCCCGTATTCCTTTGCTAAACGAATCGACGGCAAGCTCGATCGCCCGGTAGCTGATCTTTTGCCCGGTCTGCGCGGCAAACTCGGTGTGGATTCGGGGCGACAGGCTGTGCGAGACTGGATGACCAACCACGGCATAGGAATCGACATGATCGGGTGCGATCACTAAGTCTCTTTCAACCAGGTAGCCGCCTGCTTGGCAAAGTAGGTCAGAATCCCGTTGGCGCCGGCACGTTTTATCGATAGCAATGCTTCCAGCACGCAGGCTTTCTCGTCGATCCAGCCGTTCTGACCGGCTGCTTTCAACATGGCATACTCACCGCTTACCTGGTAGACGAAGGTGGGGAACTGCAGTTCTTCGCTGACCCGGCGCACGATGTCGAGGTAGGGCAGACCCGGTTTGATCATGACCATGTCGGCGCCCTCGTCGATGTCAAGTACGACCTCGTGCAGGGCTTCGTTGCTGTTCGCGGGATCCATTTGATAGGTATATTTATTGCCACTACCGAGGTTGCCGGCCGATCCAACCGCATCACGGAACGGTCCGTAAAAACTGGAGGCGTACTTGGCCGCATAGGCGAGGATGCGGGTATTCAAATGACCGGTCGACTCCAATGCTTCACGAATCGCAGCGATGCGTCCGTCCATCATGTCGGAGGGCGCGACTACGTCGGCCCCGGCTTCTGCGTGCGACAGCGCCTGCTTTACCAGGGCCTCGACGGTGGCGTCATTAGTAACATAGCCGTTTTCATCCAGTAAACCGTCCTGCCCGTGACTGGTATAGGGATCGAGTGCCACATCGGTAATGACGCCGAGGTCGGGCTGAGCGGTCTTCAGTGCACGCACCGCGCGTTGCACCAGGCCGTCCGGATTCCAGGCTTCATCGGCGCTATCGCTCTTGCCGGATGCTTCTACCACGGGGAACAATGCGATCGCCGGTATGCCGAGGCGAGCCACTTCGTTCGCTTCTTCGAGTAGCAGGTCGATGCTGACACGTTCGATACCGGGCATGGATTCAACCGCAACGCGCTGTTGCTCGCCATCGACTATGAACATTGGATAAATAAAGTCGTTGGGGCTCAACGAGTGCTCCCGCATTAAGCGCCGGGAGAAATCATCACGGCGCATGCGCCGTTTGCGGGTATAGGGATAACTGGACACGATTTTGTCTCTGCTGGAGATAATTAATTCAAATATCGCATAATTATAGCCCACTGGACAGGCTACCAGGGTTGTCATCGGCGAACAGGTGATCATCTAGTGAGAGTTGGAGGTTTATCGGGTTCACGCGGGCCGCTCAGGTTTTCGCGTGCATGATGGAATCTGGCGCGGGTATCACGAGGACTGGTGCGGGTATAATTGCCCAGGTCTAGACGTTGCGTATCAGCCAACGCACCAGGTCGGTCCAGAGGCGACTAATTTGCTTTTTGGTCGGCATGATGCCGGAATGTGGCAATTCCAGTGTTATCACCGGAACGCCGAGATGAATCCCGGCATAGTTACCCAGTGATCCCGGATACGTGCCCATCAGGTTTTTATACAAGTGCCCGATGCGTCTGGGGGCGTTGTTTCGATCGGGCGCGTCGTAATCAACCAGCGAGTGGGGTGCATGCACCGCAACCACGACATTCGGCTTGAACTGATCGATCTCCTGGTGTAACCAGTTGGTTTCCGGTTCACTGAGCGGATAAGGTCCGGGATAACGCCGCGCGTTTTCATAGGTCCTAACTTTCCAGTAGTCGAGGGCTGCTCCATTTTGGCTATCGGGGGTAGAGAAATTGCGATTCAGATCGACACCGTTGGCATTGGTGCGTTGATGCCGGGATTGCAACGCACCGTCAGGATTCATGAGCGGATTGATGCGCCAGTGAAACAGGCCGGAGTGGTGTTTTTCAAGGATGTGCATCCATTTGAACACGATGCTGATCGAGGCAAGTTCATCACCGTGGGTACCTCCCACGAGCAGTATGCGACCCTGGGGTTTGCGTCGCTTGAGTGGCGGGTATTCCTTGATCATTAACGGCATCCCGTCGACCGAGCTGTGGCCGGTTGGCTTCATTTCGAGATTTGCGCATTCCTCGTAACCCACGCTCGCGAGTTTGTTGGCGATCTTCTGGCAGACTGGATCAGCGATATTCGAAGCACTTGCGACACAACAGAACAGGGTAAAGCAGAGCAATATTCCTGGGCGCCGTTTAGTCATCAAGCGTTATTGTTTTCAGCTTGTTGAAGGTGGTGATGTCGCCCTTGGGGAAAGCACGGTTGAGTAACCGCAAAGTGTTTTCAGCCTCGTATTCCAGGGCACTTTGTTGCGCCAGGCTTGCAAAGTTTCGGTTATTGCGATTGACGATTTTCAAACGTGGGGCCTTGATCGCATCAATTTGCGCCTGGTTAAGGCGCCGAAAGCTTTGATTAATGTCGAGCAGCTTTTTATCGGTGTCGGGAAAGTGATCTTTGCTTGAGGTACCGAAAAGGGTCAGCGCTTGCGAATTCTCGAGCGCAATGGCACTCACGCGTGCAGGTTGGTAATCGCCGCCACGCGGCTTGACCCGGGTACTTGCGGTAACCCCGTAAGCCTTCGTGCTGACCTTCAATTCCTTGCTTTGGGTCAGGCGTTTTAACATCCCGTCCAGCGTTTCATTCTTTTTTAGCGGCATCACCCCGATCTGCACCAGGGCACCGGTCTTGGGATTCCTGGCTTCGAGGAACTGGGGATTGTTGTCGACCTTCCAGCCCCTGGGCAACTGCAGGCCGATGCCGAGCTCGGGATGTGCAAAGCGGTTATTGGTGACGATACCCTGCTTGACGCTGGGACCCCAGAGCATGCCATCGATCATCTTTTCATAGCCTGCCTGATTGTTATCGCGGTAGGTTTTGACAGAAAGTTTTTTGGCTTTCCGAACCACGGTTTTAAGACGATCATCGTTGCGCGGATGCGTCGAAAATACACCATGATAAATATTGGGTTGGCGGTTCTCACTGGCTGCCAGCGCTTTTTCATAAACCTCCTGGTCCTTGAGTACGCCGATGACTTCGAGCATATTCTCCGGGTCATAGCCGGCAATATGCAGATATTCGGCACCCAGGCGATCCGCCTCCAGCTCGTGATCGCGACCGTAGCCGCGAATCAAACCAGTACTGAGCTGCTGACTGAGATTCCCCAGTGCTTGATCGCCGGTGGTGGCGGCGACCAGAATGCTGAGTATGTTCGATGCCAACTGGCCGCCTTGCTGGCGCACCGAGTGGCGCGCAGTGACGTGCCCGATTTCATGTCCGATCACACCGGCGAGCTCTGCCTCGGAGCCGAGGTAGGCCATGATACCGCGCGTGACGTAGACATAACCGCCGGGCAGGGCGAACGCATTTATGTCCGGGGAATCCAGCACCGTAAAGGTAAACTTGAGGTTTTCGCGATGGCTCTTTGCCGCCAGTTCCTGGCCGATCCGGTTCACATATTGTTGTAGCGCAGGATCATCGTAGATGCCGTAGGTGGCAATTATTTCCTTATGGTAACGCCGCCCCTGGTTGATTTCTTCGGCTTCCGAAATTGTCACAAAATCCTGTTTTCCGGTTACCGGATTGATCGCACAGGCGCTGAGTGCAAAGCTCAACATTAGAATCAGTAGAGTGGCGTACTTCATGCGTGAATTATTGGGTGCTAATGCAGTTTATTCAAGACAAAAAAAAGGGCGCCTGGGCACCCTCTCATGGAATCGATTCGCGTTATGACTTGCCGTAGCGCTGACGGAATTTATCTACCTGCTTTGCGGTTTGCAGAATGTGCTGCTTGCCCGTGTAAAAGGGATGCGACTGGCTTGAAATCTCGAGTTTCAGCAATGGATATTCTTTCCCGTCTTCCCACTTGATGGTTTCCTTGGTGGGTACCGTCGACCGGGTCAGGATTGCAAAATCAGACGAGATGTCCTGGAACACGACGTCCCTGTATTCGGGATGGATTTCTGGTTTCATGATGCAAGTGCTATCTGGGCTGGCGTTAAAGGGCGGGAATTTTGACCTTTTGGTAGTAAAAGTGCAAGTTTTTTCTGGCTGCTACCGCGCCTTTTCGTTTTTAACTTAGGCATGGAACTTAAAGTGATTTATAAGTAATTAATCATAAAACCCTGAACCGATTATTCACCGTGATTTTATCCACAAAAACTGTGGATAAGTTTGTGCATAACTATGATCGATGTCAGCCAGGGCCTGTTGAAACCTTGGTTTTTGTTAGATTAGTCATTTTTTAACCACCTGATAAAAGGGATAAAAATCAATTATTTAGCAAACCCGGGTGTATTCCAGCGAAAAATCGAAAAAACAACTTGACATTTTTTCGAGTTAAATTTTCAGTTGTGAATAATTCCCTCCGCAGAATCGAAGAAGGGCCTTCTTTTTGGGGTCTGCTGGCGTAAAAACAGGGTTTGCAGGTCGTTTAAATGACAAAATCCCAGTACCGTGGGGGTGATTTTTTCGTGATCAAAAACGACCAGGCCCTTGTCGCGGGCCAGTTCCAGCCCGGGCAACACCGAATTTAGCGGTAGCCCGGTGTTGTCGCGAAACAGTCGAACCGGAAAACCGTGTCTGAGCCGCAGCGCGTTGAGCATGAATTCGAACAACAGATCGTCTTCGTCGAGCTTGGTTTCGCTGGTAATGGTGCCGTGACCACCCTGTTCAAGGTAGGCTCGCGGCTGGCGTTGGCGTATCCGCCGGATCACG
This region of Gammaproteobacteria bacterium genomic DNA includes:
- a CDS encoding HlyD family secretion protein, which codes for IDAEDYALSLKQTQEDLKASRSSLRELEAEQKSTQRSLELAQKNLTVGEAELTRLRDVYQKQLIAKSTLDAEEQKTIQLRQQVEDLQGRMNSYESRRQSIEAQIARAEQEVQNRATILGRTEITLPFDARIGMVSVDQNEFVTVGSALFEAIDLKGVEIRAQLPIESMRKLVSHLENRVPLNRQFVQTGGRINESLGLSARVRLVSDLPDAVWEARVLRVSEAIDATRQTLGVVVGIDNPYEKIIPGRRPPLLKGMFTAIDLLAPEQSAMVIPRKAVHEGRVYIADDDDRLEIRPVEIQLTQGDLVIVRSGIEAGERVVITDLTPVIESMPLEVHPASDVENYLRRRAVGAD
- a CDS encoding efflux RND transporter permease subunit gives rise to the protein MIRYFAAHPTIANILMFIILLLGIAALPSLNKETFPEINLFKVQATVNYPGASASEVEEGICNRLEDATDGISFLKERSCEARDNVGIMVLEMQEDENLQQFIDDINSAVDGITDFPDDAEDPLIDELGRTSAVVSVAINADLSQSELKALAEHYRDRLLTLPEIPMVDVSGFSTHELSVRVKAETLQQYRLSIQDIANLIQQQALDLPAGILEADQRSYQIRVENERRNVEELADLVVLHDDRGGRLRLGEIATITDEFTDEEVRVDLDGRPAALLQVRKNSGDDTLTVYNAVQDFIDAENRVLPESTRLVITQDTASIVEDRLQLLVRNGWQGLLLATLALFLFFSWRYTFWVALGLPISFIGGLMVMSLFGISINMISMVALLMAIGILMDDAIVISESIENEYRSGKPPLEAAVNGIEKVGRGVLSSFATSAMLFGSLLFLQGHIGQVMSVLPVVLLSVLTISLVEAFLILPHHLVHSLQRHGQQDKPGWRNTFEDRFERLRAGVGKFADLAISYRYLTLGITFGLFVITMSLFPAGLIKFKAFPDLEGNVLEARLILPQGTPFDRTEAVVAELLASLREAERQLPPEPEGELIRHVQVFYSNNADAGETGAHLATISLDLLDSEQRNTSLNELRRRWLETTGTISEAVSVQFKEPVLGPAGQAISIRLQHDDLQQLSNASWELQTWLEGYPGVSNVMDDLRLGKPQFTVSLRPGSLASGLNAQQLAQQLRAAYQGVKVDDVYRGREAYEINVKLDTDRENALRNFEQLSLFNNQGVDIPLSAIADIDAKREFSRINRINHQRTVTISGDIDPDIANTNEIIGDTRKRFLTGLQQRYPGMFISLEGEVKNARETNQSILTGFVLGIFGVYFLLSYQFRNYREPLVVLINIPLALIGVVWGHKLMGLDITMPSMIGFVSLAGVVVNDSILLVEFVKRRSLEGMVLHDAAGQAVRDRFRAIFLTSVTTIAGMLPLLSETSLQAQVLVPLVASVVFGMISSTFLLLLVLPAAYAIMEDLGIREVDEDEMVFIEQTGT
- the aroE gene encoding shikimate dehydrogenase, whose protein sequence is MIAPDHVDSYAVVGHPVSHSLSPRIHTEFAAQTGQKISYRAIELAVDSFSKGIRDLQQQGFSGLNVTVPFKREAWELCDERSPRATDAGAVNTLTFQPDGSIAGDNTDGVGLVRDLLDNLQVAIENQRILVLGAGGAVRGVLGPILAHSPACVVIANRTLEKAITLVRDFGSRGELDAVAYEALGSEKFDLIINGTAAGLDNEVPPLTEAVMSAGTACYDMMYNLSAATAFVDWAQAHGAAKAFDGIGMLVEQAAEAFLIWRNVRPDTTAVIDSLGKS
- the hemB gene encoding porphobilinogen synthase produces the protein MSSYPYTRKRRMRRDDFSRRLMREHSLSPNDFIYPMFIVDGEQQRVAVESMPGIERVSIDLLLEEANEVARLGIPAIALFPVVEASGKSDSADEAWNPDGLVQRAVRALKTAQPDLGVITDVALDPYTSHGQDGLLDENGYVTNDATVEALVKQALSHAEAGADVVAPSDMMDGRIAAIREALESTGHLNTRILAYAAKYASSFYGPFRDAVGSAGNLGSGNKYTYQMDPANSNEALHEVVLDIDEGADMVMIKPGLPYLDIVRRVSEELQFPTFVYQVSGEYAMLKAAGQNGWIDEKACVLEALLSIKRAGANGILTYFAKQAATWLKET
- a CDS encoding M14 family zinc carboxypeptidase, whose amino-acid sequence is MTKRRPGILLCFTLFCCVASASNIADPVCQKIANKLASVGYEECANLEMKPTGHSSVDGMPLMIKEYPPLKRRKPQGRILLVGGTHGDELASISIVFKWMHILEKHHSGLFHWRINPLMNPDGALQSRHQRTNANGVDLNRNFSTPDSQNGAALDYWKVRTYENARRYPGPYPLSEPETNWLHQEIDQFKPNVVVAVHAPHSLVDYDAPDRNNAPRRIGHLYKNLMGTYPGSLGNYAGIHLGVPVITLELPHSGIMPTKKQISRLWTDLVRWLIRNV
- a CDS encoding M48 family metalloprotease; the encoded protein is MKYATLLILMLSFALSACAINPVTGKQDFVTISEAEEINQGRRYHKEIIATYGIYDDPALQQYVNRIGQELAAKSHRENLKFTFTVLDSPDINAFALPGGYVYVTRGIMAYLGSEAELAGVIGHEIGHVTARHSVRQQGGQLASNILSILVAATTGDQALGNLSQQLSTGLIRGYGRDHELEADRLGAEYLHIAGYDPENMLEVIGVLKDQEVYEKALAASENRQPNIYHGVFSTHPRNDDRLKTVVRKAKKLSVKTYRDNNQAGYEKMIDGMLWGPSVKQGIVTNNRFAHPELGIGLQLPRGWKVDNNPQFLEARNPKTGALVQIGVMPLKKNETLDGMLKRLTQSKELKVSTKAYGVTASTRVKPRGGDYQPARVSAIALENSQALTLFGTSSKDHFPDTDKKLLDINQSFRRLNQAQIDAIKAPRLKIVNRNNRNFASLAQQSALEYEAENTLRLLNRAFPKGDITTFNKLKTITLDD
- a CDS encoding type B 50S ribosomal protein L31, giving the protein MKPEIHPEYRDVVFQDISSDFAILTRSTVPTKETIKWEDGKEYPLLKLEISSQSHPFYTGKQHILQTAKQVDKFRQRYGKS